Sequence from the Candidatus Methylomirabilis sp. genome:
CCTACCACTTCATGAGGTTGATCTCGTCCACGTTCACCGTGCGGAAGTTCCGGTAGAGCCCGAGGACGATGGCCAGCCCCACCGCGGCCTCCGCCGCGGCGACCGCGATCACGAAGACCGCGAAGACCTGTCCCTGGAGGGCCGACTTGGGCAGGTAGCGGGCCAGGGCGATGAAGTCCAGGTTCACCGCGTTCAACATCAGCTCGATGCTCATCAAGATGGCGATGGCGTTGCGGCGGGTGAGCGTCCCGAAGACCCCGATGGCGAAGAGGACGGCGCCCAGGACCAGGTAGAAGTGGAGGGGAACCACGGCTAGCGCCACTCCAAGTAATGCGGCCCACTCCTGCCAGACCGTTCTCCCGCGGGTCCTGTCGCCGGCGTGCCCCACTCGCGCCCGGGCTCCGTCACCCGCTCAGCCCCTCCCGCAATGCGCGGCATTGCGGCAGGAGGCCGAGGGGGTCCCACTCCGCCCGGCCGCTCGGGGGCAGCCGCCGGCGCCACCCGCGGCTCGGCTGCAATCCTCGGGGCAGTTCGTTGGCCCGGCACTAGCGGTCCTTTCGGGCGAGGAGTATCGCCCCGACCATCGCCACCAGGAGCAGGATCGAGGCTACCTCGAAGGGCAGGACGTGGCTGGTGAGGAACATGGTGCCGAGCGACGTGGTCGAATCGAGGGGCGCCGGGGGGGGGCCGACCGGCCGGATCCCCTGCCAGGCGGCGTAGACGAGGACGACCAGGATGCCCCCGCTCACCAGGGCCCCGGGAATCACCTGTTCGTTGAAGATCTCCATCCCCCTGGGGGAAAGCCGGCTGGTGAGCATGATGGCGAAGAGGAGGAGGATGGTGATGCCGCCGATGTAGAGGAGCACCTGCACCGCCGCCAGGAACTCGGCGTCCAGCAGGACGTAGAGGGCCGCCATGCCGAAGAAGGTAAAGATGAGGGCGATGGCGGAGTGGACCAGGTTGCGGCCCAGGACCACCATCAGGGCGGCCGCCACGACGAAGCCGGCGAAGAGGAAGAAGAGAGCCGTGGTCATGGACGCGGGCCCGTGTTCATTTGCGCGCGGGCGCCTTGGCCGCCCTGCCCGCGGGGAGCCGCGGGGTCGTGGGGGTCGGCACGAACCCCGGCGCCGTCAGCTCGTGGATGTCAATGAAGAGGTCGGTCCGGCTGAAGCCGCCGAACTCGTAGTTGCCGGTCCACATGGTGATGGCGTCGAAGGGGCAAACCTCCACGCAGAGGTTGCAGTACATGCAGAGGTTGTGGTCGATGTCGAACTCGATCGGGTGGCGGACCTTCCCCTTCCCCTCCCCCACGATGTGGATGCACTTGGTCGGGCAGATCACGGCGCAGAGGTCGCAGGCGGTGCACTTGAGCTTTCCGGTGTCCAGGTCCACGGTCAGGTAGTGCTTGTTCATGGCCCGGAGGGGCATCTCCCGCTTCTCCTCCGGGTACTGGACGGTGATGGCCGGGGTGAAGAGGTACCGGAGCGTGATGGCCATGGAGGAGAGGATGCTGATGAACCCGAACCAGATGTCCGAGAGGTATCGACCCATGGGCTTCTCCCCTGGCGGCCTACGCCAGCAGGACCGCGACCCCCGTCACGACCAGGTTGGCGAAGGCGATCGGCAGCAGCACCTTCCAGCCCAGGTGCATGAGCTGGTCCACCCGCAGCCGCGCCAGCGACCAGCGGATCCACAGCATCACGAAGAGGAGGAAGAAGGTCTTCCCCAGGAACCAGAATGGGGCCAGCGCCTCCGGCCCCGGCCCCTGCCAGCCCCCCAGGAAGGCCGTCGTGCCAATCGCGCAGACCGTGAACATGTTGGCGTACTCCGCCAGGAAGAAGATGGCGAACCGCATCCCGGAGTATTCGACGTGGAAGCCGGCCACGAGCTCCGACTCCGCCTCGGGGATATCGAAGGGGAGGCGGTTCGTCTCGGCAATCGCACAGGTGAAGTAGGTGAAGAAGGCGACCAGTTGGGGGACGATGAACCAGAGGTGCCGCTGCGCCTCCACGATCTT
This genomic interval carries:
- the nuoK gene encoding NADH-quinone oxidoreductase subunit NuoK — protein: MVPLHFYLVLGAVLFAIGVFGTLTRRNAIAILMSIELMLNAVNLDFIALARYLPKSALQGQVFAVFVIAVAAAEAAVGLAIVLGLYRNFRTVNVDEINLMKW
- a CDS encoding NADH-quinone oxidoreductase subunit J, which translates into the protein MTTALFFLFAGFVVAAALMVVLGRNLVHSAIALIFTFFGMAALYVLLDAEFLAAVQVLLYIGGITILLLFAIMLTSRLSPRGMEIFNEQVIPGALVSGGILVVLVYAAWQGIRPVGPPPAPLDSTTSLGTMFLTSHVLPFEVASILLLVAMVGAILLARKDR
- a CDS encoding NADH-quinone oxidoreductase subunit I, with product MGRYLSDIWFGFISILSSMAITLRYLFTPAITVQYPEEKREMPLRAMNKHYLTVDLDTGKLKCTACDLCAVICPTKCIHIVGEGKGKVRHPIEFDIDHNLCMYCNLCVEVCPFDAITMWTGNYEFGGFSRTDLFIDIHELTAPGFVPTPTTPRLPAGRAAKAPARK